The Rissa tridactyla isolate bRisTri1 chromosome 1, bRisTri1.patW.cur.20221130, whole genome shotgun sequence DNA segment TAAAGGATCATAAGCCCCTACAGCTAGACAGCAGGTATTATACTTCTGCAAATATATTACATATAAACTGGCATATATATAGTACATACAAACCTTCAAGAGCCGCTGTCTCATAGGACGAGCCCCACATTATGGACACTGAACAACATAAATGACCTTCCAGTCCACACAAAAGAAGTCTAAGAAATGATGGCACTCTGtttttggaagggaagaaagatcATTGGATAGTATTACACTATTTTGAGTGGGGAGTTTCAGAGGTTTATGACTGAGTTGACTGGCTGTCTTCCTTGGTAAGTCACTGGAAACTGAGATTCCTTTAAAACTTTCTGTTTGTAGCTGACTGATATTCAGCCTGGCACCCTTCCATTCCAAAatgacagaaacagagaaaagcaatACTTACATGCAGAAAGCGCCTGGACAAAAGTGGCCGTTACGTTGCTGGTAGAGTGAGAATAACCAATTGTATGAGTTTACATGAGTAATACATTTAGGAACTGTAATCAATTTAGAAGTCTGTTTTACAAGCAGTAGGTCATAGCCCTTGGGAGGCTATCCCAAAGGAAAGTTCTAGCAATGTGTGGCAAAGACATTTCTATGGCGTAAAGGAAAAATCTTGTTCTTCTGATCCTACCATCAGACAAGTAACCAGTTAGtcctttaaaatactgaaataagagGTAGTAAGCAGAGGTTTACAAATGGATttatttactcttatttttcATACTTTAGCTAGTAAGGCATCAATCAAAACTTTTGAGAACTGATAGTATGTAAAGGACAATTTATTTATCTTATTCCCAAAGGATATTTTGGGAAGGTGAGAAGTCGTCACCTCAACATGAGAGACATTAAGATGTATAGGCTAATTTACATACAAAAATGTGAATTtgcaagtatattttaaaaaaatcaataaaacatcTAGacatattaatgaaaaaatcttCAGTTGTGGTAGTTAAAATAAATATGACTAGAATTAGCAAGCATTTTATCCTTTTTGTACAATATTGCACAGTTATAGAAGATATATTTTAACTAGTttcattttgtgaaatatttgatGTTTGCTTCTGTTACAAGTAGTTTACCAAATCTGAGTAACATAATTCTTTTACAGTATCTTAATGCAAATACTCTTAAGAAAGAGAGGAATACCATATCTTCAGAGAATCATACAGAAAAGTAATCATAACGATaatctgaaatacagaatgaaCACGTTTAGTGGAAATACTATATATGAACTTAACAAATACATTTAtcatgctgaaaaggcagaggttctcaacactttcttcacttctgtctttaccagcactgttgtgCCACaggccttgggaaaaaaatatccaggttgatgcaaacacaaacacactgtcagtgaaggaagagttggtatgcgaattattacaggagcttgacccctagaAATCAATAAGCCCTGATGTTACCCACccaagggtgttaagagagctggctgacgtCGTTGCAAGGCCattctccataatctttgagaagttgtggagatcaggggatgtcccagaagactggaagaaggctaatgtcacccccatctacaagaagggcttgaaggaggatccaggaaattataggccaatcagtcttacttcagtccctgggaaagttatggaacaaatcctcctgggggttatcacaagtcaaatgaagcatgggattgggaaaagccagcacggattcaccaagggcaaatcgagTTTGACAAAACTGATtgccttctacaacaaagtagCCTGTTTGGTTGGTGAGCTGTGAGCAGtagacattgtctatctggatttctccaaggctttcaataTGGTTCCACACTGCCTCCTCCTGAGAAACTGTTGTGTTATGATCTACACAGTGGTCTGTatggtgggtggggaactggctgacaggccatacccagagggtggtggtaaatagctccttttcaaactggcaacctttTGACAGGAAAAGTGGGATCCTCCAGGGATCGATattgggcccaatgctgtttaatatcttcacaAGTCAACTGGATGATGGAATCAAGCGTAacctgatgacaccaaactgagtggggaagtggacacttcagaagggagagccaccctgcaggaagacctaagagagggctaacaagaaccttatggagttcaacaaggacaagtgtaaggtcttacacctgggaaaacataatccaggagtgcagcacaggctgggatctacccggctggggagcagctctgtggaaagggactggggggtcctggtggacaacaagttccatatgagtgaacagtgtgctgctgtggcaaagcaagccaacaggatgctgggctgcatcaacaagggcTTCACCAGCAGAGGTAAAGAAGCCATTATCCCATTATAGTCAGCACTTGTGAGGTCATAACTGGAACACTGTGTTCTGTTTTGGTCTCCGCTAggcaaaaaaagatgtggacaagctggagagggtccagagaaggaccgcaaagatgatcaaaggactgggaagcctgacacatgaggaaaggctgagaaaattgGGTTAGTTCAGCCttagaaaagaaggcttaggggagacattatcaccatgttccagtatttaaagggtggctacaaagaagatggagactcccttttttcAAGGAGTcgcatggaaaagacgaggggtaatgggtacgagttactcctggggagattccaattgacacaagaggaaaacttttcacaatgagaacattcagccattggaatagtctccccagggatgtggtgaATTCCCCAACACTGGACAATTTTAAGATTTGGCTGGGCAGGGTGccgggccatcttgtctagaccgtgcttttgccgaGAAAGGTTGGGCCAGGTGATTcttgaggtcccctccaacctggtattgtatgattctgtgactccatgATTCTATGCCAGTGAAGTCTCTTTCTTAGTGGATGACCTTCTAAATTCATCACTCATTTCCATTTTCAGAACCGGGGGATTAAAGGTCTTGCCTACCAATATATTCCGCCATTTGAGCTATTCCATCATGATCAGCACTCAGGCCACTATATTAGTAAGTTGTGACTTAGAAAAAAGTGGCTGTTGATTGAAGAGTGTTTCATTTTAGTTCAGAGGTTAACACTCCTCCCATCTCCCAGATGTGTGCAACATAGTGTCAAGTGCATCAAAGTAATGCCTAGAAGTGCCTGACAAAACTAGAATCTCCAAGGcaagaacagcaaagggaagacTGATCACAGCAACTTTTCCAGGAGAAACTATGGCGTGGGGTCAGTCACATTTTCCCAAGGAATAACAGGAAACGTGTTTCCTTTCCCAAGGAAGAaggcaaaatggggaaaaaagaactaTACAGACTCATCAGCAAGCACAAGTATTTGAACAGACCTAGTGAGCTATGTTGTCCCTAAATATGAAGAAATTCTCTGGTAAGTTTCTGTCAATAACGAGTCTTTTATAAAGTGTCTCTGTCCCTTTCCAGTGTTGTTGAATCACTCATGTTGCTGGCGACAGTCCTTGTAGAAGATTCTGCCCCACTGTCAGATCAGACACTGAGttataaattacattttccttctgCACATAAGTAGTATAAGGTTCCACTTCCATTGTGTCGtcctagaaaacaaaaccaaaaactgtaAATGCAACGATTAGTTTAGTTTGGCAAGAGCCTGCGAGCCTTTGATCTGGACTGAAGAATGTAACTGGAAAATAGTGCTCCCATATTTATTCCTCTTGTATTTAAGAAAGAAACTCTATTGCTATTTCTACCAAAGAACATGTATTGctgtttctgtgaaatatttttaggGTAAAGCTGAGGTATTGGTTCAcctgcctccttttcctccccttctacCTCACTTTTTTGGcctgaaaaaaattgtattagGGTCTAATTCTCTAGAAAGAGCAAATAACATGCTAGAGTCTTGACCAAGATTGATCCCTCCATTAGTCTACAATTTCAGTCTACAGACAAGCTAATGAATGTTGCCTGATGTGACAGCAAGAACACTGGTTATTAACCCATTATTTTACATTAATGCAACTGCATCTGTCAGCAACAACTGTGAGGTAGGGCAGGAGGAATAGTAACTATAATGGACTAAGtcttttcagaaatcaaaactGAAGCACCTTTTTAAATTGATGATAGAACTTGAGCCTAGGGTCTACTCTAGGTGCACAGATAGTCACAATATAGATGTAACAAATCTTGCCTGCATAGAAATACTGTTGTTTATATTTAGTAGCAGAGAACAGAGACACAGAGCTGATGAGTGAATTGCTCGGCTACACAGGAAGCTTGTAACAGCATAGGGAATTCAAGAATACCTCCCAGCTTGCAGCTCAGCACTGCTTCCattgttttataaaatgttttgtctTGAGTATGGTTGGTCCTTGATTGTGGATTAACCATACAAGATAAAGAGTGGCTTTCAAAACTTGCACATTATCATTCTGGACATCAAAAGGAATATTCGTTTTTCTCCTGTGTctgttaattttgttatttaatcCTCTTCTTTACTAATAGCTTTATTAATATTCCCTAACCCCTGACAATGCAGTATCCTTCCTGAGTATTGTTTGTACAGCAGTTGTGGTCAGTCTATCTGTTTTCAGcagggagatgtggtgggacTCACTACTTGCTAAGATAAGGGGTGGCAGTTGCTGAGCCTTTGCTGTTGGAACATGCCTCTAATGTTTGCTCCAAGTCAAAATTATGGTGATGATAGGCTTTCTTTTGTCCTGAGATACAGCTAAGAGCAAATATATAAGACATAAGCACCTGCTGAAAGCAGAGTGTAAAAATCTAATAGTTTCCCTTTACTGACTATGTTTTCAGGGCTACCAAAAGATCCCTGATTTGGTGATGGTCTAGTTTGTGTAATTCTCCTTACCTGTGGGGAATGTGTAGGAGCAGTCTCaggaggtttggttttgtggcacagtctgtggaaaagaaaacaagtattaAAGCTAATTCCTTTCTTAATACTAGGTTTGGCTGGATCACAGCCTGGTTTCTTTGATCACAATCTTATGAAGCCAAAAAGCCTTCTCATATCTCTTTCTCTTTGACTTTTGATCCTTGTGTggttgtggtttcagttgggatagagttaactttcccATCCTTTGGGATGGGAAATAGTGTCGATAGCACACagtgtttttggttgttgctaagcagtcaaggccttttctgctcctcataccacccaccagtgagtaggctgggagtgcacaagaaattgggagggaatacagctgggacagctgaccccaactgaccaaagggctattccatgccatgtgatgtcATACTCAGTATATAAAGTTGGAGgtagaagaaggaaggggggatgttcagagtgacggtgtttgtcttcccaagtaaccattacgcatgatggagccctgctttcctggtcatggttgaacacctgcctgctgatgggaagcagggaatgaattccttggtttgctttgcttgtgtgtgtagcttttgctctacctattaaactgtcttcatctcaacccatgagttttttctcacttttaatcttctgattctctcccccctcccaacTAGGGGAgcgagcgagtggctgtgtggtcctagttgccagctggggttaaaccatggcagTCCTGAAATTATGGCACCCTGACTTTCTTTAGAGTTCTTTCCCCTGTTTGTGGGAGCTTAAGTACAAAGTGGAAGCAGAAGATTGAAATCAAAGTTCTCTGGAAGGATGTACAATTTGCGGTTAGTGAAATTATATTGAACCAATTCTTAACCTTGAGGTAGAAGGTTTGGGAGAAAATTAGTTTTGGAACAGGGGAAAGAGGAAACATAGCTGAGGTTTTCAGTACAGGTGCTAATTGAGcctttctctgcagaaatgatttctgtagttttttattggaactgctttttttctccccagataGTCCTAGTGGGGCTAGAGTCCAGCTTCACGCAGGGAGCTTTTTCATAAATACAGTTACAATCTGCTGTTCCCTCTGTTGATATGGCAGGATAGCACTGGTCAGTCCTCTGGCACTTGATGGAACTTACTAGGCAGCAGAACCAACCCCCCGATCTAAACAAGAGAGACATTGACAAACTGTCACCCGATCTGAAGAACAGCTTTACTCTCCCCGTTTCCTATTAAAAAGAAGAGCTCCCCTTTAGCGTAGCAGGCAATGCAATGAGGAACCTCTGCCAGCTTCTGCCCATTTATATTTTACTCAGGTGCATTATTCAGTGAAGATGTGAGCAACGCACAGTGTCTGCAGTATAGAATTATTTGATGTAGTTAATTCAGTTATTCATAGCAGCACAGACTGTCAAACTCATATGGTTTCAAGACACAAACGCTACTTAAAGATTTCTTCCAGTAGTAGACAATCTTTTCTTAGCACTCTATCATACGTACCTGTCACGGTGGAGCTTAAAGTAGTAAAAGACAGCCATGAAGGTGATAATGCTCAGGAAGCAAAGAATGATGTAGACGTATCGGATAATGATGGTGGACTCTAAACACAAAGAGTTAGTCTTAGTTATGTCTTCTTTGTTATTTCAGTATAAGATTAAAGCTGCTTTAGTACGTACACACATTTTAATTCatgcttgtaaaataaataaaatccacttCAGCAGAAGGGAAAGTCAGTAATGAAACTCGTCTGAGAAACACAAATGGAATCTGCGTCAGAGACAAAAGCAGATCCCACAAATCCCACAGTGGACACTCATGGTATTTTTTCACTAAGTCATACCTGAGATCCTCTCAAGAACTCAGCATATCTCAGTACTGCAACTTATGTGTAGTtctcaaaagcaagaaaaaaagcaaaaatgagaaacCAAATGTCATACAGTCAGACATTCACAACTCAGAATTaagtcatttatttgtttttgctgGCCATGCAAGAGTTGGTTCTCTTTGTCTCTCTTACTGTGATCTGAGCAAGAGACTTTACATTTGCATCCAAAAAAATTTTGCTGATATTCTGCTTCCAAGTGATTATTTTAACACTAAGATCATGAGTGCTTTGTTTCTGGTTCCAACATCTCCATTACCAAAACAATACTACCGCACTTATGTATATCTGTCCTAAGAAAGAAAGCATTAGGAAATAGTGTCTAGAACACAAACAAGCTGGTCATGTTTATGGGCAAAGGCAGTTGGGGATTGTACTCTGTCTATATGGGACTTCACTGAAGATTTCTGTAGCTTTTACAGATTTTCCTTCCTAGAAGGAACAAGAATGTGCACAGGATTTTGAATGCCGAATGCACAAAGGGAAGCTTACTTGTGGGATGACAGGCTATGGACTTGCTCCAGTTCCCAGCCAGGTGGGACACAATGCAGGTTGTCCCATTGGTGCTGTATGCTGTGAACTTGCTGACAACAGTCGCTGTCCCGTCGTCATGGCCTTCTTCCTTGGGGGTGGAGTTGTTCTCTAGGACCCACGAGATCTGAGCAGCCGGTTTCCCTGCCGCTGCCTTGCACACGGGGTTCCCTTGATCATCACAGTAGAGGGTCAGCCTCGGGGGGACTGCAAAGCATCAGGAGGAGGAGATACATGGAATGAGTTTGCTGCAGCTGGGGTAGGATGTTCTTGTTTTCTACCCAAAATGAACAGAGTGGAAAGAGGAGAATAAGGTAGGAGGTGCAATCCCGTTACAGTGACATGGGCCCAAGTCACAAGAGACAGAGATCgtgcctcttttttccttttggacaACTCTCCCCCATTCAGGTGGCTTACCACAGCCATGGAGGAGGTTTCCCTGGACATTGCGGTAGGCAATTATCCCAAATGCAGGACTGAATTAGACTTTTGACCTAAGCAGCCATtgtacacattttttaaaatgtatttgaatggCAGCATAAGAGGAAATGGGTCCATTCTTACTGTCTGGAAAAGAACATCCCCTGTTCAGTACAATATCTCGGCACTTGGAAGTGTCAGTCTCACATGCTTTAGTTCTCTTAAATTAGTGTATTTACAATTGATTCTACAGGATGACTGTATGCATATGCAGAATTCTCTGTTGGTATATTGGATATTGCTTCACACCTGCCATTTCTAACTAGGCAGTGGAGAAGGGGGCGGGACAAGGAAGAGAAGTTTTGGGAAATACGGAGAAGGGAGACATGGAGCTGCTATCAATGAAATGCATGAAGTTTATCCCAGGAAGAAACCTCCACTTCTTACTGCGCGCTTCCCCTGGTGCATCCCCATGCATGTCCCTTTGTATGTCCAGGCCCAGCCACGGTCCTTTGGAGAACTGTAAAATAAGGAAGGAGTCCCTTACCCAGCACAGTCAGGTAGTATGACGTGTGGAAATTCCCTTCTGCTACTACTACTTCGCAGGTGTAACTTCCCTCATGGGCTCTTCCCACTTGCTGTATCTCAAGGGTAGGATCCTGATCTGGTCTGAATTTCCAGTTGATGCTCTCACTGCAGTTTGTTCTGTCTGTCTTGTTCTGGTCAGCCCTGTATCCCAGGCTGCAGGGGCCTCCAGCCTTGGGGTTTATTTTCCATGTTGCCATAGTCATATTTGGTTTGGGAGAGCAGATGAGCACAGAGCTGTTACCTACTGTCACTGACACTCTCTTGTGccctggaagagaggaaaaggagagggataTTTgagaaggatcccagggaagtcACTCACAGCCTTGGAGTTCTGGTCTGTGCTTCACAGAGAAATACCTGCACTGTTGCATGCCAGGGTAAGGGTTAGGGTCCGCTGTGGACAAAGGCCTTGTCTATACCTCTCAGGCATAAACACAACATAAGTAACAACGGCAGAGCTTCGTGTAGGGGGAAAAGATTTTGCCTCAGGGGTGTCATTTCATTTCCTGGATATTTGTGAACATATTCGTTCACACTATGAATGTACACAATGCGTACGTATGCATTCACACTGTGACTGTACTTTTTTTACTGAAGAGGTACCAATAGTACATGAATGTAGGTCCTGCCTATCTTTGCGCCAAGCATGCAGTTATGAAAGTGTAAAATATGCCCATATCCCTGTG contains these protein-coding regions:
- the LOC128919240 gene encoding cell surface glycoprotein CD200 receptor 1-A-like isoform X2 produces the protein MKTAGKTVCVFVLLTITKVTKTVGHKRVSVTVGNSSVLICSPKPNMTMATWKINPKAGGPCSLGYRADQNKTDRTNCSESINWKFRPDQDPTLEIQQVGRAHEGSYTCEVVVAEGNFHTSYYLTVLVPPRLTLYCDDQGNPVCKAAAGKPAAQISWVLENNSTPKEEGHDDGTATVVSKFTAYSTNGTTCIVSHLAGNWSKSIACHPTKSTIIIRYVYIILCFLSIITFMAVFYYFKLHRDRLCHKTKPPETAPTHSPQDDTMEVEPYTTYVQKENVIYNSVSDLTVGQNLLQGLSPAT
- the LOC128919240 gene encoding cell surface glycoprotein CD200 receptor 1-A-like isoform X1, with the translated sequence MKTAGKTVCVFVLLTITKVTKTVGESNRNQSAIGMEEREMCTGHKRVSVTVGNSSVLICSPKPNMTMATWKINPKAGGPCSLGYRADQNKTDRTNCSESINWKFRPDQDPTLEIQQVGRAHEGSYTCEVVVAEGNFHTSYYLTVLVPPRLTLYCDDQGNPVCKAAAGKPAAQISWVLENNSTPKEEGHDDGTATVVSKFTAYSTNGTTCIVSHLAGNWSKSIACHPTKSTIIIRYVYIILCFLSIITFMAVFYYFKLHRDRLCHKTKPPETAPTHSPQDDTMEVEPYTTYVQKENVIYNSVSDLTVGQNLLQGLSPAT